One window of Ignavibacteriales bacterium genomic DNA carries:
- a CDS encoding STAS domain-containing protein: MKVKTEEHYNAVVIELKGNVMGGPEATELNELLHKLIDDNKKNLIIDLAEVKFMNSSGLGMLISAFTTMKSGGGNLKLANATDKIQSLLLITKLVTIFENFDSVEQAVKSYA; the protein is encoded by the coding sequence ATGAAAGTTAAAACTGAAGAGCACTACAATGCTGTTGTAATTGAGCTTAAAGGCAACGTAATGGGAGGCCCAGAAGCTACTGAGCTTAATGAGTTATTGCACAAACTTATTGATGACAACAAAAAAAATCTTATTATCGACCTGGCAGAAGTAAAATTTATGAACAGCTCTGGATTAGGTATGTTAATCAGCGCTTTCACAACAATGAAGAGCGGCGGCGGTAATCTAAAATTAGCAAACGCTACTGATAAGATTCAAAGCCTTCTTTTAATTACAAAGCTTGTAACAATTTTTGAAAACTTTGATTCTGTTGAACAGGCTGTTAAAAGTTACGCTTAA
- a CDS encoding sigma-70 family RNA polymerase sigma factor → MVINKNGNEIIPQQSPSTDEDFDLIRRFMDGDETTFRTLVMKHKDKVRNLVFLTVGNRELVDDISQEVFISVFSKMSLFRFESQFTTWLYRITVNKCKDHLRKIKIRSIFVPIKDSDEDYGVYSKPSDTVDIKEVVQAAIEKLPEKLRIPLVMREMDGLSYKEIADQLLCEVGTIKSRIFRARETIKILLQPFEGELFT, encoded by the coding sequence ATGGTTATAAATAAAAACGGAAACGAAATAATTCCTCAACAATCACCAAGTACTGATGAAGATTTTGATTTGATAAGACGGTTTATGGATGGTGATGAAACTACGTTTAGAACTTTAGTTATGAAACATAAAGATAAAGTTAGAAACCTGGTTTTTTTAACTGTTGGTAACCGAGAACTTGTTGATGATATTTCTCAGGAAGTTTTTATTAGCGTTTTTAGTAAGATGAGTCTTTTTCGTTTTGAATCTCAGTTTACAACCTGGCTGTATAGAATTACAGTTAATAAGTGCAAAGATCATCTGCGTAAAATAAAAATAAGAAGCATTTTTGTTCCTATAAAAGATTCTGATGAAGATTATGGCGTTTATAGTAAACCAAGCGATACTGTTGATATTAAAGAAGTAGTTCAGGCGGCAATTGAAAAGTTACCGGAAAAACTTAGAATTCCCCTGGTTATGCGTGAAATGGATGGATTAAGTTATAAAGAAATTGCAGATCAACTTCTTTGTGAAGTAGGAACAATTAAGTCCAGGATATTTAGAGCAAGAGAAACAATTAAAATTCTGCTTCAACCATTTGAAGGGGAATTGTTTACTTAA